Proteins encoded in a region of the Acidobacteriota bacterium genome:
- a CDS encoding Gfo/Idh/MocA family oxidoreductase: protein MPPQHKTRIAVVGAGAFGRNHARVYHELAQQDAALEFVAVVDANVGRAKEVARQFGAQAFATVAGLKGKVDAATVAVPTVAHLEVAQQLMRDGIDVLIEKPVASSLREADELIKLARQHQRIAQVGHLERFNPAVRATAKLITKPMFFEVHRLSVFTPRALDVDVVLDLMIHDLDIVLSFVDSPVKEVRAVGLPILSDKVDIANVRMEFDSGCVANFTASRVSTERIRKLRFFQPHQYVSLDYTRQDVVVFTVGDGKGEAPPPAPGLAEVDAARHSSAHPSGPEIRPFKPEVTHEEPLHAELRAFLHAVRTRTQPVVPLEEGRRALAVALEILAAIRDHSRRIGF from the coding sequence TTGCCTCCGCAACATAAAACGCGCATAGCCGTAGTCGGCGCAGGCGCTTTTGGGCGCAACCACGCGCGCGTCTATCACGAGCTAGCGCAGCAGGATGCCGCGCTCGAGTTCGTTGCCGTGGTGGACGCCAACGTCGGACGCGCCAAAGAGGTCGCTCGCCAGTTCGGCGCGCAGGCCTTCGCGACGGTTGCCGGCCTGAAGGGCAAGGTAGACGCCGCCACCGTCGCGGTACCCACGGTCGCGCACCTCGAAGTCGCGCAGCAGCTGATGCGCGACGGGATCGACGTGTTGATCGAGAAGCCAGTCGCCTCCTCGTTGAGAGAAGCCGACGAGCTCATCAAGCTGGCCAGACAGCATCAGCGCATCGCGCAGGTCGGCCACCTCGAGCGCTTCAACCCGGCGGTGCGCGCCACCGCGAAGCTCATCACCAAACCGATGTTCTTCGAGGTCCACCGGCTCTCGGTGTTCACGCCGCGCGCGCTCGATGTAGACGTGGTGCTCGACCTCATGATCCACGATCTCGACATCGTGCTTTCGTTCGTGGACTCGCCGGTCAAGGAAGTGCGCGCCGTCGGCCTTCCCATCTTGTCTGACAAGGTGGACATCGCCAACGTGCGCATGGAATTCGATTCCGGATGCGTGGCGAACTTCACCGCCAGCCGCGTCTCGACGGAGCGCATCCGCAAGCTGCGCTTCTTCCAGCCGCACCAGTACGTCTCGCTCGACTACACCCGGCAGGACGTGGTTGTGTTCACCGTAGGCGACGGAAAAGGTGAAGCGCCGCCGCCGGCCCCCGGACTGGCCGAGGTCGACGCCGCACGTCATTCATCAGCCCATCCGTCCGGTCCGGAGATCCGTCCCTTCAAGCCCGAAGTGACGCACGAAGAGCCGCTGCACGCCGAGCTGCGCGCCTTCTTGCACGCCGTCCGGACGCGCACACAGCCCGTCGTGCCACTTGAGGAAGGCCGCCGCGCGCTCGCGGTCGCGCTCGAAATCCTCGCCGCCATCCGCGACCATAGCCGCCGCATCGGGTTCTAG